CATCCAAATGGTCGCGGCGTTCGGTGCCGTCCCTATGGTCACCGCGGGATCACCGGAGAAACTGGAACTGGCGCGGTCACTGGGCGCCCAGGTCCTGATCAACTACAAGACCGAGGATTTCGTGGCTCGGGTGCGCGAAGTCACCGACGGCCGCGGAGCTGACGTCATCCTGGACGTCATCGGAGCGAAGTACCTGCAGCGCAACCTCGAGGCGCTGGCGGTATCCGGACGCCTGGTTATTATCGGCCTGCAGGGCGGCACCAAGGCGGAGATCGACCTCAACCTGCTGATGCGCAAGCGGCTGGCCGTCATCGGGACCACCCTGCGCGCCCGCCCGACTGAGGAAAAGGCCGCCATCATGCAGGCGGTCAAGCAGTATGTCTGGCCGCTGGTTGAGGCAGGAAAAATCCGTCCGCTGGTGGACAAGACCTTCCCCTTGGCCGAAGCCGCAGCAGCCCACGAGTACTTCGACTCCGGTGTCCACACAGGAAAAATCCTGCTGACAACCTAGTGCCGCCCGCAGGTTTTCCTGCCCCTGCGCCTACGGCCCGGCCGGTGACTGCTCCGGACAGTCACCGGCCTGTCTTGTGCCCGGGGTCACAGCGCACTGCTACCCTCTGTGGCAAGAGTCCGGAATCTTCCGGCTCCTGCCGGTTCCACTGCCGGCTTCCGCGCTTCATTACCGCAAGCAAAGGGACCCCTCCATGAGTGAGAATCGCCGGCGCCGGGCCGCTCCCGGAAAACCTGAGGACAGTGACGTCCTGGTGCAGGATCCGGACCTTCCGCCGGTGGCCCTGGACGCCGAAACGGCAGACGCCCAGGATCGGGAATGGACTCCGCTGAAGATCGCCATTTGGGCCGGCATTGCGCTGCTGGGCGGCGTGAGCTGGTACATGCTGGCGCTGGTCCGCGGGGAAACCGTCAACGCCATCTGGTTTGTGTTCGCCGCTGTCTGCACGTACTTCATCGCGTACCGCTTCTACTCCAAGTTCATTGAGCGCAAACTCCTTCGGCCCAATGACCTCCGGGCCACCCCGGCGGAGTACAAGGCGGACGGCAAGGATTATGCCGGCACGGACCGACGCGTCCTTTACGGGCACCACTTCGCGGCCATTGCAGGAGCGGGACCCCTGGTGGGGCCGGTCCTGGCTGCCCAGATGGGCTACCTGCCCGGCACCATCTGGATCATCATCGGCGTCGTCCTGGCCGGCGCCGTCCAGGATTATCTGGTCATGTTCTTCTCCATGCGCCGCGGCGGGCGCTCGCTGGGCCAGATGGCCCGCGAGGAACTGGGACGAGTGGGCGGCACCGCGGCCCTGATCGCCACCCTTGCCATCATGATCATCATCGTGGCCATCCTGGCCCTGGTGGTTGTCAATGCACTGGCCGAGAGCCCGTGGGGCGTCTTCTCCGTGGGGATGACCATCCCCATTGCCCTGTTCATGGGCGTGTACCTGCGGTTCCTGCGTCCGGGCAGAGTCACCGAAGTGTCCCTCATCGGTTTTGTCCTGCTGCTGCTGGCCATCATCGGCGGCGGCATGATCGCGGACACCGCGCTCGGCGACGCACTGAC
This genomic interval from Arthrobacter sunyaminii contains the following:
- a CDS encoding NAD(P)H-quinone oxidoreductase yields the protein MRAIVINSPGGPEALQVQEVPAPVPGPGEVLIDVAAAGLNRADVLQRQGHYPVPAGSSEYPGLEVSGRIAAVGTGVEGLSVGADVVALLTGGGYADQVNVPAGQVLPVPAGLDLVTAAALPETAATVFSNLFMAAGVTEGDHVLIHGGAGGIGTMAIQMVAAFGAVPMVTAGSPEKLELARSLGAQVLINYKTEDFVARVREVTDGRGADVILDVIGAKYLQRNLEALAVSGRLVIIGLQGGTKAEIDLNLLMRKRLAVIGTTLRARPTEEKAAIMQAVKQYVWPLVEAGKIRPLVDKTFPLAEAAAAHEYFDSGVHTGKILLTT